One region of Etheostoma spectabile isolate EspeVRDwgs_2016 chromosome 21, UIUC_Espe_1.0, whole genome shotgun sequence genomic DNA includes:
- the si:ch211-141o9.10 gene encoding probable endonuclease 4 isoform X1, with protein MGPKKRRARKRRSEEALGGEKQREGNELEVEERGDGRRKNRGNNKYIGAHVGIQGGIWKSVGSCTEMGGSSFALFLGSQRSWKRPALDHTAAAKFREQCSLQEYDPAHILPHGSYLMNCGSPKEDVFEKSQALLVDELSRCSLLGLNLYNFHPGSSLGSITTEQCVEKIAGAINHAHQQTPAVVTVLENMSGQGSTVGGKFSELKSIIDKVRDQTRVGVCLDTCHAYAAGYDVAADGGVKAMLDEFDQEVGIHYLKAIHLNDSKGKLGCHLDRHEDIGKGHIGISAFRDIVNEPRLDNIPLILETPGRPGFGYAEQIELLYSLCKKK; from the exons ATGGGTCCGAAAAAGCGAAGAGCAAGGAAAAGGAGATCCGAGGAGGCATTGGGAGGAGAAAAGCAGAGAGAGGGCAATGAGTTGGAGGttgaggagagaggagacgGGAGGAGAAAGAACCGCGGGAATAACAAATACATTGGAGCTCATGTTGGAATTCAAG GTGGGATATGGAAATCAGTGGGGTCCTGCACAGAGATGGGTGGCAGCAGTTTCGCTCTGTTTCTGGGCTCCCAGCGGTCATGGAAGAGGCCTGCACTGGACCACACAGCTGCAGCCAAGTTTCGGGAGCAATGTTCCCTACAGGAGTATGACCCAGCTCACATCCTGCCTCATGGGTCCTACCTGATGAACTGTGGATCTCCTAAAGAGG ATGTGTTTGAGAAGAGCCAGGCCCTGCTGGTGGATGAGCTCAGCCGCTGCAGCCTCCTGGGCCTCAACCTCTATAACTTCCACCCTGGTTCTTCCCTGGGCTCCATCACCACTGAGCAGTGTGTGGAGAAGATAGCAGGAGCTATTAATCATGCTCACCAGCAAACACCTGCTGTGGTTACAG TGTTGGAGAACATGAGCGGTCAGGGCAGTACGGTGGGTGGAAAGTTCTCTGAGCTAAAGAGCATCATAGACAAAGTGAGAGACCAGACCAGAGTAGGAGTGTGTCTGGATACCTGCCATGCCTACGCAGCAG GATATGATGTGGCTGCGGATGGAGGAGTGAAGGCCATGCTTGATGAGTTTGATCAGGAAGTGGGGATCCACTATCTTAAAGCCATCCATCTCAATGACTCCAAAG GTAAACTAGGCTGCCACCTCGATCGCCATGAAGACATTGGTAAAGGTCACATCGGAATCTCTGCTTTCCGAGACATTGTCAATGAGCCCAGACTGGACAACATCCCTCTGATACTGGAGACACCTGGACG GCCAGGGTTCGGATATGCTGAGCAAATTGAACTTCTCTATTCCCTCTGTAAGAAAAAATAG
- the si:ch211-141o9.10 gene encoding probable endonuclease 4 isoform X2, whose translation MGPKKRRARKRRSEEALGGEKQREGNELEVEERGDGRRKNRGNNKYIGAHVGIQGGIWKSVGSCTEMGGSSFALFLGSQRSWKRPALDHTAAAKFREQCSLQEYDPAHILPHGSYLMNCGSPKEDVFEKSQALLVDELSRCSLLGLNLYNFHPGSSLGSITTEQCVEKIAGAINHAHQQTPAVVTGYDVAADGGVKAMLDEFDQEVGIHYLKAIHLNDSKGKLGCHLDRHEDIGKGHIGISAFRDIVNEPRLDNIPLILETPGRPGFGYAEQIELLYSLCKKK comes from the exons ATGGGTCCGAAAAAGCGAAGAGCAAGGAAAAGGAGATCCGAGGAGGCATTGGGAGGAGAAAAGCAGAGAGAGGGCAATGAGTTGGAGGttgaggagagaggagacgGGAGGAGAAAGAACCGCGGGAATAACAAATACATTGGAGCTCATGTTGGAATTCAAG GTGGGATATGGAAATCAGTGGGGTCCTGCACAGAGATGGGTGGCAGCAGTTTCGCTCTGTTTCTGGGCTCCCAGCGGTCATGGAAGAGGCCTGCACTGGACCACACAGCTGCAGCCAAGTTTCGGGAGCAATGTTCCCTACAGGAGTATGACCCAGCTCACATCCTGCCTCATGGGTCCTACCTGATGAACTGTGGATCTCCTAAAGAGG ATGTGTTTGAGAAGAGCCAGGCCCTGCTGGTGGATGAGCTCAGCCGCTGCAGCCTCCTGGGCCTCAACCTCTATAACTTCCACCCTGGTTCTTCCCTGGGCTCCATCACCACTGAGCAGTGTGTGGAGAAGATAGCAGGAGCTATTAATCATGCTCACCAGCAAACACCTGCTGTGGTTACAG GATATGATGTGGCTGCGGATGGAGGAGTGAAGGCCATGCTTGATGAGTTTGATCAGGAAGTGGGGATCCACTATCTTAAAGCCATCCATCTCAATGACTCCAAAG GTAAACTAGGCTGCCACCTCGATCGCCATGAAGACATTGGTAAAGGTCACATCGGAATCTCTGCTTTCCGAGACATTGTCAATGAGCCCAGACTGGACAACATCCCTCTGATACTGGAGACACCTGGACG GCCAGGGTTCGGATATGCTGAGCAAATTGAACTTCTCTATTCCCTCTGTAAGAAAAAATAG